One genomic segment of Pseudomonadota bacterium includes these proteins:
- a CDS encoding ATPase, whose protein sequence is IVRRRVDDIGRALELPVEASALSEIRRVVTIFRELREGRSADGKTKLKSPTSTLSTAEAISVVTSGLALATHFGDGRMTADEVASGLVGAVVKDPVADRVVFTEYLEAVVKERDGWDDLYRACREVL, encoded by the coding sequence CATCGTGCGCCGTCGGGTCGACGACATCGGTCGCGCCCTTGAGCTGCCCGTCGAGGCCTCGGCGCTGTCTGAGATCCGTCGCGTGGTGACCATCTTCCGCGAGCTGCGCGAGGGTCGCAGCGCCGATGGCAAGACGAAGCTCAAGTCGCCCACCAGCACCCTGAGCACGGCCGAGGCCATCTCGGTCGTCACGAGCGGCCTCGCGCTGGCGACGCACTTCGGCGATGGCCGGATGACCGCAGACGAGGTGGCCAGCGGACTCGTGGGCGCGGTGGTCAAAGATCCGGTGGCCGACAGGGTGGTCTTCACCGAGTACCTCGAGGCCGTGGTGAAGGAGCGCGATGGGTGGGATGACCTGTACCGTGCCTGTCGCGAGGTGCTTTGA